The following coding sequences are from one Paenibacillus sp. FSL R5-0912 window:
- a CDS encoding glycoside hydrolase family 1 protein yields the protein MSIKFPEGFLWGGAVAANQLEGAYNEDGKGWSTQDVAPQGIKGPITEVPTEDNMKLVGIDFYHRYKEDVKLFAEMGFKVFRTSIAWSRIFPNGDELEPNEQGLQFYDDLFDELHKYGIEPLVTLSHYETPLHLSKHYNGWVNRDLVGFYERYARTVFTRYKNKVKYWLTFNEINSILHEPFMSGGIYTPKEQLSKQDLYQAIHHELVASALAVKLSHEINPQAQIGCMILSMPTYPLTPNPDDVIAAMKSEHMNYFFGDVHARGVYPGYMKRYFRENGIEIHMQPGDAEILKHTVDFISFSYYVSICETGDNNKRNQNEANLFSGAANPYLKASEWGWQIDPQGLRYVLNMFHDRYQKPLFIVENGLGAKDELITGEDGVPTVNDDYRIGYLNDHLVQVGEAIEDGVDVMGYTSWGCIDLVSASTAQLSKRYGFIYVDRHDDNTGTLERYRKKSFHWYKDVIASNGESLLR from the coding sequence ATGAGTATTAAGTTTCCTGAAGGCTTTCTGTGGGGCGGCGCTGTAGCTGCCAACCAGCTTGAAGGCGCATATAATGAGGACGGCAAAGGCTGGTCGACCCAGGACGTCGCTCCGCAAGGGATCAAAGGTCCGATTACTGAAGTTCCGACTGAGGATAATATGAAGCTGGTCGGGATCGACTTTTACCACCGGTACAAAGAGGATGTGAAGCTTTTTGCCGAAATGGGCTTCAAAGTCTTCCGTACCTCCATTGCCTGGTCGCGGATTTTCCCGAACGGTGATGAGCTGGAGCCTAATGAGCAAGGCCTGCAGTTCTATGATGATCTGTTCGACGAATTGCATAAATACGGCATCGAGCCGCTCGTTACCCTCTCCCACTATGAAACTCCGCTGCATTTGTCCAAGCACTATAACGGCTGGGTTAACCGCGATTTAGTCGGCTTCTACGAAAGGTATGCGAGAACGGTATTCACCCGCTACAAGAACAAAGTGAAATATTGGCTGACCTTTAACGAGATCAACTCCATTCTGCATGAACCGTTCATGAGCGGTGGTATTTACACGCCGAAGGAGCAGCTCAGCAAGCAGGATCTGTATCAGGCAATCCATCACGAGCTAGTAGCCAGTGCGCTGGCCGTGAAGCTCAGTCACGAGATTAACCCGCAGGCCCAGATCGGCTGTATGATCCTTAGTATGCCGACTTATCCGCTCACTCCGAACCCGGATGATGTAATCGCAGCGATGAAGTCGGAGCATATGAACTATTTCTTCGGAGATGTTCATGCGAGAGGCGTATATCCGGGCTATATGAAGCGTTACTTCAGAGAGAACGGTATTGAAATCCATATGCAGCCTGGCGATGCCGAGATTCTGAAGCACACGGTAGACTTCATCTCCTTCAGCTATTATGTGAGCATCTGTGAAACGGGAGACAACAATAAGCGCAATCAGAACGAAGCTAACCTGTTCAGCGGTGCAGCCAATCCCTACCTGAAGGCTTCCGAATGGGGCTGGCAGATTGACCCGCAAGGTCTGCGTTATGTACTGAACATGTTCCATGACCGTTACCAGAAGCCATTGTTTATTGTAGAAAATGGTCTCGGCGCCAAGGACGAGCTGATCACCGGCGAAGACGGTGTGCCGACCGTCAATGACGACTACCGGATTGGGTATTTGAATGACCACCTGGTGCAGGTGGGTGAAGCAATCGAGGACGGCGTAGATGTCATGGGCTACACCTCATGGGGCTGTATTGACCTGGTCAGCGCTTCAACCGCACAGCTCAGCAAACGTTACGGCTTCATTTATGTTGACCGCCACGACGACAATACCGGCACACTTGAGCGCTACCGCAAAAAATCCTTCCACTGGTATAAGGACGTTATTGCGTCCAATGGAGAGAGTTTGCTGCGTTAA
- a CDS encoding FG-GAP repeat domain-containing protein, with product MNKFIPGLSGLLFLSIITSGCGTLKTPSDLLQAPAQGNADGTLTGIVKLYLPANSHLTVPVHSESGSAIQLQDLDKDGQDELLAFYKTDQTDYEINTLLLSHKDGKWSKLATLTGVGSELDYVAFTDVTADGAEDLLLGYSGGEGLSKELSVHSLNSGKLSEILKQPYDQVVVGDLTGEGQTDIAVLQGTYITDAQPETHLQLLRLQGGTLQTLSDQKLDGNVIGAQFAKASPTRSALFIDAAVGAHSSYTSLLTWENSKFTDILASDDYQRTALAGSKDLVLKPLAPAPDGMLGSNNMAIKDYPLDSTDINGDGIVEIGFLVPPAGTESYAPLATPFITKYYQWDGGTGLKFVEEQFDRWGFNFHIPKSWAGRTLLETPGESPAPWENIRFSYKNAESTQQAPLLELRLLAKKDWAAAETKLKSENREYKLLYELHNTNDDTAPTVFVAVMPAAGAAAKLQGASLQEYNQLKLTLEEAVQLAGTPQKPRQ from the coding sequence ATGAACAAATTCATACCCGGCCTGAGCGGCCTTCTATTCTTAAGTATAATCACCTCCGGCTGCGGCACCCTGAAGACGCCAAGCGATCTGCTTCAGGCCCCGGCACAGGGCAATGCCGATGGCACATTAACCGGGATCGTGAAATTATATCTTCCCGCCAATTCGCATTTAACAGTGCCTGTCCATTCCGAATCCGGCAGCGCCATTCAATTGCAGGATCTCGACAAGGACGGACAGGATGAGCTGCTGGCCTTCTATAAGACAGACCAGACCGATTATGAAATCAATACCCTCCTGCTCTCGCACAAGGACGGGAAGTGGAGTAAACTCGCCACTCTGACCGGGGTAGGCAGTGAGCTGGATTACGTGGCGTTCACCGATGTTACCGCAGATGGAGCGGAGGATCTGCTGCTTGGTTATAGCGGCGGGGAAGGACTAAGTAAAGAGTTATCTGTCCACAGTCTGAACAGCGGCAAATTATCCGAGATTCTCAAGCAGCCCTATGATCAGGTAGTGGTTGGGGATCTGACCGGGGAAGGGCAAACCGACATTGCTGTACTCCAGGGAACCTATATCACAGATGCACAACCCGAGACGCACCTTCAGCTGCTCCGGCTCCAGGGCGGTACGCTGCAGACCTTATCCGATCAGAAGCTTGACGGGAACGTGATAGGCGCCCAGTTCGCCAAGGCATCTCCTACCCGCAGTGCCTTATTCATCGATGCCGCAGTGGGTGCGCACTCCTCTTACACTTCGCTGCTGACTTGGGAAAATAGCAAATTTACTGATATACTGGCATCAGATGATTATCAGCGTACTGCGCTGGCCGGGAGCAAGGATCTTGTACTCAAGCCGCTGGCACCGGCGCCTGACGGAATGCTCGGCAGCAATAACATGGCCATCAAGGATTACCCTCTGGACAGCACAGATATTAACGGTGACGGGATTGTCGAGATCGGCTTTCTCGTACCGCCTGCGGGCACCGAGAGTTACGCCCCGCTGGCCACTCCGTTCATCACCAAGTACTATCAATGGGATGGCGGAACCGGCCTGAAGTTCGTGGAAGAACAGTTTGACCGCTGGGGCTTCAACTTCCATATTCCTAAGAGCTGGGCTGGCCGTACCCTTCTGGAGACACCGGGAGAGTCACCGGCGCCATGGGAGAATATCCGCTTCAGCTACAAGAATGCCGAATCTACCCAGCAGGCTCCGCTTCTCGAGCTTAGACTGCTGGCTAAGAAGGATTGGGCTGCAGCAGAGACTAAGCTGAAGTCAGAGAATAGAGAATATAAGCTGCTGTATGAGCTGCACAATACCAATGATGATACGGCGCCAACGGTGTTCGTTGCGGTCATGCCCGCTGCCGGTGCAGCAGCCAAGCTGCAGGGCGCTTCCCTTCAGGAGTATAATCAGCTGAAGCTGACCCTTGAGGAAGCAGTGCAGCTGGCCGGCACACCGCAGAAGCCCCGGCAATAA
- a CDS encoding response regulator transcription factor — MKVLILEDEKPIRDLLCVNLKRAGFEVAEASTGEEALRSAGERKDFDIAILDLMLPGMSGFEVCTRLRGQFPRLGIIMLTAKSQEVDKVMGLEAGADDYVVKPFSPVELVARVRSLYRRMYPGEALPQENNLELPPFTLLLDERKLLKNGQDIPLTPTEFMIVKLLMEQPNKAMNRDDILTAVWGQYFMGDLKIVDVNISRIRQKIGQESSGPQFLETVWGFGYIWRG; from the coding sequence ATGAAAGTGCTGATACTGGAAGATGAGAAGCCAATCCGGGATCTTCTGTGTGTGAATCTGAAACGTGCAGGCTTCGAAGTCGCTGAGGCTTCTACCGGTGAAGAGGCTCTGCGAAGCGCAGGGGAACGGAAGGATTTTGACATCGCCATTCTGGATCTGATGCTTCCCGGCATGAGCGGCTTCGAGGTATGCACCCGCCTCCGGGGACAGTTCCCCCGCCTCGGAATCATTATGCTCACAGCCAAAAGCCAGGAAGTAGACAAGGTCATGGGCCTTGAAGCCGGCGCAGACGACTACGTGGTCAAGCCGTTCAGTCCGGTTGAGCTGGTCGCCCGGGTGCGCTCCCTGTACCGCCGGATGTATCCGGGAGAAGCTCTGCCGCAGGAGAACAACCTGGAGCTTCCGCCTTTTACCCTTCTGCTCGATGAACGGAAGTTACTGAAGAACGGGCAGGATATCCCGCTGACCCCGACCGAATTCATGATCGTCAAGCTGCTGATGGAGCAGCCGAACAAGGCGATGAACCGGGACGATATTCTGACAGCCGTGTGGGGGCAATATTTCATGGGGGATCTAAAGATTGTAGATGTGAATATCAGCCGAATCCGCCAAAAAATCGGGCAGGAGTCCTCCGGGCCGCAGTTCCTCGAAACGGTGTGGGGATTCGGCTATATATGGAGGGGCTAA
- a CDS encoding sensor histidine kinase: MLKGIRSRLIVYITLMLLLIVLLLEGVFIAAVHYYYLGSAMETLNSRAATSATFFNKYLEGYTLNERARYILENLSPEESSKVEVLSPAGNVIINSFGFSSQEKVNTPDVRAALTSGKGSFQSLKPLQGERIIAVSIALKESGSTIGVLRYSVSAEPLYAVIMRIVLNAAVVGLLVIGFGFVMSLLIAKRIVGPIQQLTGVAKDMATGNFTVRAAKQYDDEVGTLAVTLNYMSEEILKSEKIKYDFISSVTHELRTPLTSIKGWGETLLVGDLSDKQETLQGLEVMTGETDRLIGLVEDLLDFSKFQAGEIKIVRQPYDLRGLLEDLLLQFRYRGQTKQIRLYPELPDQPLPVDGDFNRLKQVFVNLLDNAFKFTPAQGAIRLTAVLHGELIIITVADNGEGIEAADLAQLGTKFFKGRSRQSGSGLGLAICKEIIELHDGRLRIESEFTKGTSVIVELPLYRLEQHLPPPVYL; encoded by the coding sequence TTGCTGAAGGGAATCAGGTCCAGGCTTATCGTCTATATTACCCTTATGCTGCTCCTGATCGTCCTGCTGCTGGAGGGAGTTTTTATTGCTGCCGTCCACTATTATTATCTGGGCAGCGCGATGGAAACGTTGAATTCCCGGGCCGCTACTTCAGCGACTTTTTTCAACAAGTATCTGGAGGGTTATACCCTGAATGAACGGGCACGTTATATTCTGGAGAATCTCTCTCCTGAAGAGAGCAGTAAGGTGGAAGTGCTGAGTCCGGCCGGGAACGTCATTATTAATTCCTTCGGCTTCTCAAGTCAGGAGAAGGTGAATACCCCTGATGTAAGAGCAGCGCTGACCAGCGGTAAAGGAAGCTTCCAGAGTCTTAAGCCGTTACAGGGTGAGCGGATTATAGCCGTCTCGATTGCACTCAAGGAGTCCGGAAGTACGATTGGTGTGCTGCGTTACTCTGTTTCTGCAGAGCCTTTATATGCCGTTATTATGAGAATTGTGCTGAATGCAGCCGTAGTCGGCCTGCTTGTGATTGGATTCGGATTCGTGATGAGTCTGCTGATCGCCAAAAGAATCGTGGGTCCGATCCAGCAGCTGACCGGGGTTGCGAAGGATATGGCCACCGGCAATTTCACCGTACGGGCGGCCAAACAATATGATGATGAGGTTGGTACGCTCGCGGTAACACTGAATTATATGTCCGAGGAAATTCTCAAAAGCGAGAAGATCAAATATGATTTCATCTCCTCTGTCACTCATGAGCTACGCACTCCGCTTACTTCGATCAAAGGCTGGGGCGAAACGCTGCTGGTGGGTGATTTGTCGGATAAACAAGAGACCCTGCAGGGTCTTGAGGTCATGACCGGGGAGACCGACAGGCTCATCGGACTGGTCGAGGATCTGCTGGACTTCTCCAAATTCCAGGCTGGTGAGATCAAGATCGTACGCCAGCCTTATGATCTCAGGGGACTGCTTGAGGATCTGCTGCTGCAGTTCAGATACCGGGGGCAGACCAAACAGATCCGCCTCTATCCCGAACTTCCTGATCAACCCCTGCCGGTAGACGGTGATTTCAACCGCCTGAAGCAGGTTTTTGTCAATTTGCTGGACAACGCCTTCAAATTCACTCCTGCCCAGGGAGCCATCCGCCTTACAGCAGTGTTACACGGGGAGCTCATCATCATCACCGTAGCCGACAACGGCGAAGGCATCGAGGCCGCAGACCTGGCACAGCTCGGTACCAAGTTCTTCAAAGGACGGTCCCGCCAGTCCGGAAGCGGCCTGGGCCTGGCCATCTGCAAGGAGATCATAGAGCTGCATGACGGGCGGCTGCGGATCGAGAGTGAATTCACCAAAGGTACCTCCGTGATCGTGGAGCTGCCGCTTTACCGGCTGGAGCAGCATCTTCCTCCGCCGGTGTATCTGTGA
- a CDS encoding OsmC family protein: MKHPFHLKAVWNGGRNSEGHIEAGGLRTVISIPQEMGGPGTGTNPDEMLLGAASTCYLITLAAMLERSDIVPQELTLESEATVDVTNNVFMYERIVHKPRLVLQADATAAQLKKAERLAHMAEESCMISRAVAGNVSIETQPVIEIAGAGK; this comes from the coding sequence ATGAAGCATCCTTTTCACCTGAAGGCAGTATGGAATGGCGGGCGTAACAGTGAGGGGCATATCGAAGCAGGCGGACTCCGGACGGTCATCTCGATTCCGCAGGAGATGGGCGGTCCGGGAACCGGAACGAATCCTGACGAAATGCTGCTGGGGGCAGCCTCGACCTGTTATTTGATTACGCTGGCGGCGATGCTCGAGCGTTCAGATATTGTACCACAGGAACTGACACTGGAGTCAGAGGCAACGGTAGATGTCACGAATAATGTATTTATGTACGAACGGATCGTGCACAAGCCGCGGTTGGTGCTCCAGGCAGATGCGACAGCGGCCCAGCTGAAGAAGGCAGAGCGGCTGGCACATATGGCAGAAGAGTCCTGTATGATCTCCAGAGCTGTAGCAGGGAATGTCTCGATTGAGACGCAGCCTGTAATTGAAATAGCCGGGGCAGGAAAATGA
- a CDS encoding dihydrodipicolinate synthase family protein — protein sequence MKNINVAIPTPFREDESLNVDGFRAIVEYQKQNGIESLLVSGSTGEQHSMSIEERLQIIEYFDQQRFQDIELVFGASAIRTRDAVRLVKVLEASVIDIILIGFPPYIRPTQQQAVAYVEELLSHTTKQVALYNNPGRTGFDLTPDSLHSLINRYPNIVGYKETGDLQRHLPLIYPDDFIMFAAGDVKLVDNFVTGGCNGLSSVAGNIYPKEIKHTVEQLLQHKQVDAKPVEDLVSRVISGHAIINIKQHYNSLGINAGVCRAPLI from the coding sequence ATGAAAAATATAAATGTCGCTATACCGACTCCTTTCCGGGAGGATGAAAGCTTAAATGTTGACGGATTTAGAGCCATTGTAGAGTATCAGAAGCAGAACGGTATAGAATCACTGCTTGTCTCTGGAAGTACGGGTGAGCAGCATTCCATGAGCATAGAGGAGAGACTGCAGATCATTGAATATTTTGACCAGCAGCGCTTTCAGGATATTGAGCTTGTCTTCGGGGCTTCCGCTATAAGAACACGGGATGCTGTACGTCTGGTAAAGGTGCTGGAGGCCTCTGTAATTGATATAATTCTGATCGGGTTCCCTCCGTATATCCGGCCCACGCAGCAGCAGGCAGTTGCTTATGTGGAGGAGCTGCTCAGCCATACAACCAAGCAGGTGGCCCTGTACAATAATCCCGGCCGGACCGGGTTCGATTTGACTCCAGACTCGCTTCATTCGTTAATTAACCGATACCCCAACATTGTAGGCTATAAAGAAACAGGGGATTTGCAGCGTCATCTGCCGCTAATTTACCCGGACGATTTCATCATGTTTGCTGCAGGAGATGTTAAGCTGGTGGACAATTTCGTCACAGGCGGATGTAATGGTCTCTCAAGTGTGGCTGGTAATATATATCCGAAGGAAATTAAACATACCGTCGAACAGCTGCTTCAGCATAAACAGGTTGACGCTAAACCGGTCGAGGATCTGGTATCACGGGTCATAAGCGGGCATGCGATTATTAACATCAAACAGCACTATAACAGCTTGGGGATTAATGCAGGAGTCTGCCGCGCTCCGCTCATCTAA
- a CDS encoding type 1 glutamine amidotransferase, which translates to MRIHCLQHVPFEAPEEIAVWAGNRGYELTTTLLYEAQALPSIDEFDMLVIMGGPMGVNDEEMIPWLKGEKAFINAAIRSRKLTLGICLGAQLIAEQIGGEVYKNKWNEIGWFPVRLTGDAKTSTFFKAFPEQFIPFHWHGDTFSLPAGAKRLGFSLGCANQCFEYEDYVAGLQFHLEVNDLSIRKIIGNCAEQLEREEYVQAQSEMVNQLEKVKASNELMFTLLDAMEDKFLSRS; encoded by the coding sequence ATGAGAATTCATTGCCTGCAGCATGTCCCTTTTGAAGCGCCGGAGGAAATTGCAGTTTGGGCCGGGAACAGAGGGTATGAGCTTACAACAACCTTATTGTATGAAGCGCAGGCTCTGCCGTCTATTGATGAGTTTGATATGCTCGTAATCATGGGCGGACCGATGGGAGTCAATGATGAGGAAATGATCCCCTGGTTGAAGGGGGAGAAAGCTTTTATTAATGCAGCCATCCGCTCGCGTAAGCTGACGCTTGGAATCTGCCTGGGAGCCCAGCTGATTGCCGAACAAATCGGCGGTGAAGTCTATAAAAACAAGTGGAACGAGATCGGCTGGTTCCCAGTGAGATTGACCGGGGATGCCAAGACGTCTACCTTCTTCAAAGCGTTCCCGGAGCAGTTTATACCGTTTCACTGGCATGGGGATACCTTCAGCCTGCCCGCCGGAGCCAAGAGGCTAGGGTTCAGCTTGGGCTGTGCCAATCAGTGTTTTGAATATGAGGATTATGTAGCCGGCCTGCAGTTTCATCTGGAGGTTAATGACCTCAGCATCCGGAAAATCATCGGGAACTGCGCCGAGCAGCTGGAGCGGGAGGAGTATGTTCAAGCGCAGTCTGAGATGGTGAATCAGCTTGAGAAAGTAAAAGCTTCCAATGAACTGATGTTCACGCTCCTCGATGCAATGGAAGACAAATTCCTGTCCAGATCATAG
- a CDS encoding sensor histidine kinase: protein MKKSWQLNMDSETRRAASEQLLITNNIYENLDSIRTRGLTLTPALMVSVAKSYGEHYRKQGIGLELREDGQLIYPNQAGKSAVQEEHVMTLAMPLPAPYQHLELTYKRDISGLYAQQQELNRFFVMINWIAGPLLVLLLYLLIRHLTRPLKLLSETTKTIAEGNYSNRVELNSRDEFGELAFNFNRMAAVVEQRMTDLAGMAEDKQRMVDNLAHELRTPLTSMQGFAELLTSANIGQEDQIKAGHYILTETVRLKNLAFKLLDLSVLRHQPLVQAEVNVAALFQAVAQTEQQKAAEHGLLLQMDSYIPAVWGDADLLASFLVNLIENAIPASQPRSTIRLLAFQQNGEGVLEVQDSGGGMTEEQSKRAFEPFYRADPARSRTYGNAGLGLSLCRQIAEAHEARVELQSVVGQGTSIRIFLQLHNN, encoded by the coding sequence ATGAAAAAAAGCTGGCAGCTGAATATGGATAGCGAAACCAGGCGCGCGGCCAGTGAACAGCTGCTGATCACCAACAATATATACGAGAATCTGGATTCGATCCGGACACGTGGCCTAACCCTCACCCCTGCACTTATGGTCAGTGTGGCTAAGTCGTATGGGGAACACTACCGCAAACAGGGAATAGGACTGGAGTTGCGGGAGGACGGACAGCTTATCTACCCCAATCAGGCAGGGAAGAGCGCTGTGCAGGAAGAGCATGTCATGACGCTGGCTATGCCGCTCCCTGCTCCTTATCAGCATCTGGAGCTGACTTACAAGCGCGACATTAGCGGGCTGTATGCCCAGCAGCAGGAGCTTAACCGCTTTTTCGTGATGATTAACTGGATCGCTGGTCCATTGCTGGTGCTGCTGCTCTACCTTCTGATCCGGCACCTGACCAGGCCTCTCAAGCTGCTGTCCGAGACGACCAAAACGATTGCCGAAGGTAACTATTCTAACCGTGTGGAGCTGAACAGCAGGGATGAATTCGGGGAGCTGGCCTTCAACTTTAACCGGATGGCTGCTGTGGTGGAGCAGCGGATGACGGACCTCGCAGGCATGGCCGAGGATAAACAGCGGATGGTCGATAATCTTGCCCATGAACTGCGGACGCCGCTGACCAGCATGCAGGGATTTGCTGAACTTCTCACCTCGGCGAACATTGGCCAGGAGGATCAGATCAAGGCCGGTCACTATATTTTAACTGAGACTGTCCGTCTTAAGAATCTGGCCTTCAAGCTGCTTGATTTGTCCGTTCTGCGGCATCAGCCACTGGTGCAGGCAGAGGTGAATGTGGCAGCCCTGTTCCAGGCGGTAGCGCAGACCGAGCAGCAGAAGGCAGCAGAGCACGGATTACTGCTGCAGATGGACAGCTATATTCCCGCCGTGTGGGGAGATGCGGATCTTCTGGCATCCTTTCTGGTAAATCTGATTGAGAATGCCATTCCTGCATCCCAGCCAAGGAGCACCATCCGCCTGCTGGCTTTTCAGCAGAACGGGGAAGGGGTGCTGGAAGTGCAAGACAGTGGAGGCGGCATGACGGAAGAGCAGAGTAAGCGTGCGTTCGAGCCGTTCTACCGCGCAGACCCGGCACGTTCGCGGACCTACGGCAATGCTGGCCTCGGCCTCTCCTTGTGCCGGCAGATTGCCGAGGCGCATGAGGCCAGGGTTGAGCTGCAATCTGTCGTTGGTCAGGGGACAAGCATCCGTATCTTTTTACAACTCCATAACAACTGA
- a CDS encoding response regulator transcription factor, producing MAHILVVEDEQPISDLITMNLKLVGHTYSKVYTGSEVAGMLEQERTDLILLDVMLPGLDGFEVMQQIAHLRIPVILITAKNALSDRIRGFELGAEDYIIKPFEILELLARINVVLRRNEQAAPAFICDAVEVRFPERQVRVDQQQVDLTTREFELLEVLIRNRNIALSREKLLELAWGYNFAGDTRTVDVHIRQLRKKLGWEERIKTVFKLGYRLEVQV from the coding sequence ATGGCTCATATACTAGTAGTTGAAGATGAACAGCCGATCAGCGACTTGATAACTATGAATCTTAAGCTGGTTGGACACACGTATTCCAAAGTGTATACCGGCTCAGAGGTTGCCGGAATGCTGGAACAGGAGCGTACGGATCTTATCCTGCTCGATGTGATGCTTCCCGGTCTTGACGGGTTTGAAGTAATGCAGCAGATCGCTCATTTGCGGATTCCGGTCATTCTGATTACGGCCAAAAATGCACTCTCCGACCGCATCAGAGGCTTCGAGCTGGGTGCGGAGGATTATATAATAAAACCGTTTGAAATCCTGGAGCTGCTGGCCCGGATTAACGTTGTGCTGCGCAGGAATGAACAAGCTGCCCCTGCCTTTATTTGCGATGCGGTGGAAGTCAGGTTTCCGGAACGGCAGGTCCGGGTAGATCAGCAGCAGGTTGATTTGACCACCAGAGAATTTGAGCTGCTCGAAGTACTGATACGTAACCGGAATATCGCCCTTTCGAGAGAAAAGCTGCTGGAGCTGGCCTGGGGTTATAACTTTGCCGGAGACACCCGCACCGTGGATGTTCATATCCGCCAGCTGCGCAAAAAGCTCGGCTGGGAAGAACGGATCAAAACTGTATTCAAGCTGGGCTACCGGCTGGAAGTTCAGGTCTAG
- a CDS encoding TrmH family RNA methyltransferase produces MEIMSPQNTRVKEWAGLQEKKHRDKSGKYIVEGIHLVQEALQAEADVECLAFDLEKGMPSELKPLLQAVQGMEVIGVSAAVIAKCSSTNTPQPVFAVVRKEQQGVEIILAKPDSLVVVLDGVQDPGNVGTIIRSADAAGADGVILGQGCADLFNPKTIRSTMGSMFHLPVVEGDLGTILPQARERGALLVSTSLTGEDSCYTHDFHGSQWLLIGSEGKGISPETAALVDKSIIIPMAGRAESLNAAMAATILLFEGMRQRGSHGK; encoded by the coding sequence ATGGAAATTATGTCGCCGCAGAATACGCGGGTGAAGGAATGGGCAGGGCTGCAGGAGAAGAAACACCGCGACAAATCCGGGAAATATATTGTGGAGGGCATTCATCTGGTGCAGGAGGCGCTGCAGGCGGAAGCGGATGTGGAATGCCTGGCCTTTGATCTGGAAAAGGGCATGCCTTCCGAACTGAAGCCTCTGCTTCAAGCCGTGCAGGGCATGGAGGTAATTGGCGTGTCGGCAGCGGTGATTGCGAAGTGCAGCAGCACGAATACACCGCAGCCGGTATTTGCCGTTGTGCGCAAGGAGCAGCAAGGCGTGGAGATTATTCTGGCGAAGCCGGATAGTCTGGTTGTTGTGCTGGACGGGGTCCAGGACCCCGGTAACGTGGGCACCATCATCCGCAGTGCCGATGCGGCAGGTGCGGATGGAGTCATCCTCGGCCAAGGCTGCGCCGATCTCTTCAATCCCAAGACCATCCGTTCCACGATGGGCTCCATGTTCCATCTCCCGGTGGTGGAGGGAGATCTCGGCACGATTCTGCCTCAGGCGCGGGAACGCGGAGCGCTGCTGGTCAGCACTTCGCTGACAGGTGAAGATTCCTGCTACACCCATGACTTCCATGGCAGCCAGTGGCTGCTGATCGGCAGCGAGGGCAAAGGAATCTCGCCGGAGACGGCAGCCCTCGTCGACAAGAGCATTATCATCCCGATGGCCGGCCGCGCCGAATCGCTGAATGCAGCGATGGCGGCGACGATTTTGTTGTTTGAGGGGATGCGGCAGCGGGGGAGTCACGGGAAGTAG
- a CDS encoding potassium channel family protein, with protein MQNAAGGTTIMAKKQYAVIGMGRFGSSVAKALSGMGFDVLAIDTDEQRTQEISNIVTHAVSADSTDEEALRALGIRNFDVVVVAIGEDIQASILTTLILKDLGVPAILVKAKSELHGKVLSKIGADKVIYPERDMGMRVAHHLASPNILDYIELSPDYSILDMKVSGPMLGKNLQELNIRAKYGCNVMAIRRGEEMNISPRAEDRLTEGDVLVIVGRKDNLTKLEMAYQ; from the coding sequence ATGCAAAATGCGGCGGGAGGTACAACAATTATGGCAAAAAAACAATATGCCGTCATCGGAATGGGACGTTTCGGCTCAAGTGTAGCCAAGGCGCTCAGTGGTATGGGCTTTGATGTACTGGCCATTGATACGGATGAGCAACGCACCCAGGAAATTTCGAATATTGTTACTCATGCCGTATCCGCGGATTCGACCGATGAAGAGGCACTGCGTGCACTCGGAATCCGTAACTTCGATGTGGTAGTTGTCGCGATTGGCGAGGATATTCAGGCCAGTATTCTAACCACGCTGATCCTGAAGGATCTGGGCGTGCCTGCAATTCTGGTTAAGGCCAAAAGCGAGCTGCACGGCAAGGTATTAAGTAAAATCGGAGCGGATAAGGTAATTTACCCCGAACGGGATATGGGCATGCGGGTGGCGCATCATCTGGCCTCGCCGAACATCCTTGATTATATAGAGCTGTCGCCGGACTACAGCATCCTGGACATGAAGGTCTCCGGGCCGATGCTCGGTAAGAATCTGCAGGAGCTTAATATTCGTGCTAAATACGGCTGTAACGTGATGGCCATCCGCCGGGGTGAGGAAATGAATATTTCCCCCAGAGCGGAGGACCGTCTGACTGAAGGTGATGTACTCGTCATTGTCGGACGCAAGGACAACCTGACGAAGCTGGAAATGGCTTATCAATAG
- a CDS encoding small acid-soluble spore protein SspI: MPVTIDLRQAIVHKIHGQTEEGLREVIENSVDGPEAALPGLGVVFEMIWKDLDPAKQDRVLSMLHRHLEKLTPGSITS, from the coding sequence ATGCCAGTCACCATTGATTTGCGCCAGGCTATTGTACACAAGATTCACGGACAGACCGAAGAAGGCCTGCGGGAAGTGATCGAGAATTCCGTGGACGGACCGGAAGCCGCGCTTCCAGGACTCGGCGTTGTCTTCGAGATGATCTGGAAGGATCTCGATCCCGCCAAGCAGGACCGGGTGCTCTCCATGCTGCACAGACATCTGGAGAAGCTCACACCAGGATCCATCACCTCCTAA